A window of Gadus chalcogrammus isolate NIFS_2021 chromosome 16, NIFS_Gcha_1.0, whole genome shotgun sequence contains these coding sequences:
- the LOC130406295 gene encoding sodium channel subunit beta-4-like has product MAYKDGNGSRISGRLRSGDLLHAGLVLSVLLGFWCVSGLEVSTGKITVMEAMNGSTVLIPCTYSSCIGIQRLYFNWHYDDNGTMLKLCEGSIAAEGADPRFSVYHERVEFVGNSKKSNISILLYNITFADDGDYVCFARNFKEKNRNHSATFTLRVVDQVVEIDNTLTTIIVSVVGGVIGFLIFFMVVKALVVHFILKKDDKNKECLVGSSAGVDNTENGHTTAKGTEAKGTPKA; this is encoded by the exons ATGGCGTACAAGGATGGCAACGGTTCCAGAATCTCTGGACGACTGAGATCGGGGGACCTACTCCATGCTGGGCTGGTGTTGTCGGTGCTGCTTG GGTTCTGGTGCGTCAGTGGACTGGAGGTTTCCACAGGGAAGATTACAGTCATGGAGGCCATGAATGGCTCCACGGTCCTGATTCCCTGTACCTACTCTTCATGCATTGGCATTCAAAGGCTCTACTTCAACTGGCATTACGATGACAACGGGACCATGCTGAAG ctcTGCGAGGGGTCGATCGCTGCCGAGGGCGCTGACCCCCGCTTCAGCGTGTACCACGAGCGAGTGGAGTTTGTGGGCAACTCCAAGAAGAGCAACATCTCCATCCTGCTGTACAACATCACCTTCGCCGACGACGGCGACTACGTGTGCTTTGCACGCAACTTTAAGGAGAAGAACCGAAACCACAGCGCCACCTTTACGCTCCGCGTGGTGGATCAAG TGGTGGAGATTGACAACACCTTGACCACCATCATCGTGTCAGTTGTGGGCGGAGTCATCGGCTTCCTGATCTTCTTCATGGTGGTGAAGGCTCTTGTCGTTCACTTCATTCTGAAGAAAGACGACAAGAA TAAAGAGTGTCTGGTGGGCTCCTCGGCAGGGGTGGACAACACGGAGAACGGACACACGACGGCCAAAGGCACCGAGGCCAAGGGAACACCGAAGGCATGA